A single genomic interval of Gemmatimonadota bacterium harbors:
- a CDS encoding DUF983 domain-containing protein, whose product MTDTLPTASARLLRGLRLHCPDCDGRGIFSSWFTMRPACPHCHLLLDRGSRDFFIGAYLINLIIAEVLFATLVGSIVYATWPAVTWDALQYIAVVAIIVAPLTTYPFTKTLWLAFDLSFSPPTARDRATTTT is encoded by the coding sequence ATGACCGACACGCTGCCCACGGCTTCCGCTCGCTTACTGCGAGGTCTGCGCCTGCACTGCCCTGACTGTGACGGACGCGGGATTTTCTCGTCCTGGTTCACCATGCGGCCGGCGTGCCCGCACTGTCACCTACTGTTGGATCGTGGCTCGCGCGATTTCTTCATTGGTGCGTACTTGATCAACCTGATCATTGCGGAAGTGCTGTTCGCGACGCTCGTGGGATCCATCGTGTATGCGACCTGGCCTGCCGTGACGTGGGATGCGCTGCAATACATCGCGGTGGTCGCCATCATCGTCGCGCCGCTGACGACCTACCCATTTACGAAGACGCTGTGGCTGGCGTTCGACCTGTCGTTCTCGCCGCCAACAGCGCGCGATCGGGCTACAACAACGACTTGA